In a genomic window of Porphyromonadaceae bacterium W3.11:
- a CDS encoding DUF3945 domain-containing protein, whose product RTNENGEIGLAIHNIRKEPKLDYPYLGYKFTDDEKATLQTTGNLGKVVELTPKSSEPFAAYVSIDSLTNELVALRADRVSIPKEIKGVELTDQQYKDLVEGKAVKVEGMLSKSNKPFDATLQVNAEKKGIEFIFDNTKSYKQRHEQSQEQQQPRIPKKLCGLELSDKQHQALSNGATLYLKNMVDKQGQSFNAYVKLMPEENRLRFFRLNPDKKQSADKVEAVAEEHKTQVAVNIEGKTNEATKKLEEPLKPKQTQPTEKQAEQQAEKKKVSRGRKL is encoded by the coding sequence TTCGCACCAATGAGAATGGCGAGATTGGTCTAGCCATCCACAACATCCGCAAGGAACCGAAGCTCGATTACCCATATTTGGGGTACAAATTCACTGATGATGAGAAAGCGACACTTCAGACCACGGGAAACCTTGGTAAGGTAGTAGAACTGACACCCAAGAGCAGTGAGCCATTTGCCGCTTACGTATCCATCGACTCACTGACTAATGAGTTGGTTGCCCTCCGTGCAGATAGAGTCTCCATTCCGAAGGAGATAAAGGGCGTAGAGCTGACCGACCAGCAGTACAAAGACCTCGTGGAGGGAAAGGCGGTGAAAGTAGAAGGGATGCTCTCCAAGAGCAATAAACCTTTTGATGCGACCCTCCAAGTCAATGCGGAGAAGAAAGGCATTGAGTTTATCTTTGACAATACCAAGAGCTACAAACAGCGACACGAGCAGTCACAGGAGCAGCAACAGCCTCGTATTCCCAAGAAGCTATGTGGTTTGGAACTCAGCGATAAACAGCACCAAGCTCTCTCCAATGGTGCCACCCTCTATCTCAAGAATATGGTGGATAAGCAGGGGCAGTCATTCAATGCTTATGTCAAGCTGATGCCCGAGGAGAACCGACTACGCTTCTTCCGCCTCAATCCCGACAAGAAGCAGTCTGCCGATAAGGTGGAGGCGGTAGCCGAAGAGCACAAGACCCAAGTGGCGGTTAATATCGAGGGGAAGACCAACGAAGCGACAAAGAAGTTGGAAGAACCCCTCAAACCTAAGCAGACCCAGCCTACAGAGAAGCAGGCAGAGCAGCAAGCTGAGAAGAAGAAGGTCTCACGAGGTCGTAAACTCTAA
- a CDS encoding DNA topoisomerase 3 codes for MTTCIIAEKPSVARDIARIVGASQKQDGYMEGNGYLVTWAFGHLITLAMPEVYGFKEYRADDMPILPNPHQLVVRQVRKDKEYHDDPSAIKQLKAIRHCFTKADQIIVATDAGREGELIFRYIYSYLGCQKPFQRLWISSLTDKAINEGLSHLKPGSQYDNLYLSAKARSEADWCVGINASRAMSIARRGGYSLGRVQTPTLAMICSRYLTNRAFQSVPYWKLSTSINHPDLTLQANSLEQYDNETAAESMLAQLRSHGSLTVTKVTRKVTETPPPLLYDLTALQKEVNSRHGFSADKTLSIAQSLYEKKVTTYPRTGSRYISEDLFEEIPKLIAKVLKQTLPIPLNRQSVDDSKVTDHHAIIPTGEESPMLSADEQTIYTMIAHRFVEAFLPPSQEERMQVEMTEGIHHFIWKGQRSVALGWKVVQRKRDDKRKESEEEELDKLPAILEGETLSLQSAELLKQATKPKPLYTEATLLSAMEHAGKEVEDTESKKALAECGIGTPATRANIIETLILRDFIRREKKSLIPTDKGLEVFELVKEMKIANAEMTGNWELSLAAIEAGALDIGEFEEGIKEYTRQICSELLALTVPTKQYPVYKCPKCGKESFAIYNKVAKCKDEACGFKVFRELCGTFLSDSNIQDLITKGKTPTLKGMTSKAGKKFNARLVLKEDFSAAFEFEVRAKKK; via the coding sequence ATGACTACATGTATTATTGCAGAGAAGCCCTCTGTGGCTCGTGATATTGCCCGAATCGTTGGGGCAAGCCAAAAGCAGGACGGTTATATGGAGGGGAATGGCTATCTCGTCACTTGGGCATTTGGTCATCTTATCACTCTTGCCATGCCCGAAGTATATGGATTTAAGGAGTACAGAGCAGACGACATGCCGATACTCCCCAATCCACACCAGTTGGTAGTGCGACAAGTCCGCAAGGATAAGGAGTACCACGATGACCCGTCAGCCATCAAGCAGCTCAAGGCTATTCGCCATTGCTTTACCAAGGCAGACCAAATCATCGTTGCCACAGATGCGGGGCGAGAGGGCGAACTTATCTTCCGCTACATCTATAGCTACCTTGGTTGCCAAAAGCCCTTCCAAAGACTTTGGATCTCCTCGCTTACAGATAAAGCTATCAATGAGGGACTTAGTCATCTAAAGCCAGGCTCTCAGTACGACAACCTCTACCTCTCCGCTAAAGCGAGGAGCGAAGCCGACTGGTGCGTAGGTATAAATGCCAGCAGAGCCATGTCTATTGCAAGGCGTGGCGGTTACTCTCTCGGGCGAGTTCAGACACCCACCTTGGCGATGATATGCTCTCGCTACCTCACGAATAGAGCGTTTCAGTCAGTGCCTTACTGGAAGCTATCCACTTCCATCAACCACCCCGACCTCACGCTCCAAGCCAACTCTCTGGAGCAATATGATAATGAAACGGCAGCCGAGAGTATGCTCGCACAGCTCCGCTCTCACGGCTCGCTTACGGTCACTAAGGTCACAAGAAAGGTGACGGAGACACCGCCACCTCTCTTGTACGACCTGACCGCACTCCAAAAGGAAGTCAATAGTCGCCACGGTTTCTCTGCCGACAAGACCTTGTCTATCGCTCAGAGCCTCTACGAGAAGAAGGTAACCACATATCCACGCACGGGTAGTCGCTATATCTCGGAGGATCTCTTTGAGGAAATCCCGAAGCTCATCGCCAAGGTGCTGAAGCAGACGCTTCCTATCCCTCTCAATCGCCAATCTGTGGACGATAGCAAGGTGACTGACCACCACGCTATCATCCCGACCGGCGAGGAGTCCCCGATGCTCTCCGCGGATGAGCAAACCATCTACACGATGATTGCCCATCGCTTTGTCGAGGCATTCCTGCCACCCTCCCAGGAGGAGCGAATGCAGGTAGAGATGACAGAGGGCATACATCATTTCATCTGGAAAGGTCAGCGATCAGTTGCCCTTGGCTGGAAGGTAGTACAACGTAAGAGGGACGATAAAAGGAAAGAGAGTGAAGAAGAAGAGTTGGATAAGCTCCCAGCTATCTTGGAGGGCGAAACTCTATCCCTACAGAGTGCCGAGCTACTGAAGCAAGCCACCAAACCAAAGCCACTCTACACAGAGGCGACCCTGCTTTCAGCAATGGAACATGCTGGTAAAGAGGTCGAGGACACGGAGAGTAAGAAAGCTCTTGCGGAATGTGGTATCGGCACACCAGCAACAAGAGCCAATATCATTGAGACCCTTATCCTTAGAGATTTCATCCGTAGGGAGAAGAAGTCTCTCATCCCTACCGACAAGGGACTTGAGGTATTTGAGTTGGTGAAAGAGATGAAGATCGCCAATGCAGAGATGACAGGCAATTGGGAGCTCTCTCTTGCTGCTATTGAAGCAGGAGCTTTAGATATTGGAGAGTTCGAGGAGGGTATCAAGGAGTACACTCGCCAAATATGTAGTGAGTTATTGGCACTGACTGTACCTACCAAGCAGTACCCAGTTTACAAGTGTCCCAAGTGTGGTAAGGAGAGCTTTGCTATTTACAATAAGGTGGCGAAGTGCAAAGATGAAGCTTGTGGCTTCAAAGTCTTTCGTGAACTCTGTGGTACTTTCCTCTCG